From the Dioscorea cayenensis subsp. rotundata cultivar TDr96_F1 unplaced genomic scaffold, TDr96_F1_v2_PseudoChromosome.rev07_lg8_w22 25.fasta BLBR01000417.1, whole genome shotgun sequence genome, the window TATTATATGTTGCGAATATATGTTATAAACGAAAGATAAGTATACAACGTAGAGAAATGCATGATTTACCAAACACCCAAAACCCAAGCactaaattttcttcttctctttcttcttttatttctctttctcttctctttctatATCTCAAAGTATACAAACGAGACAGATGCAGTGCTataagagttgaatgaacgccGTGATCGACTCGATCCGACGGGTCCCAAAAATACCCGGTGTGAGAATAAGAATACGATCAGGGCGATCGCCACAAGTCTATTGGCCACTGCCACAAGAATATCTAGAATTGCTATATAAGCCTCGCTATGAAAATAATTGCATGAAATCCATTGAAAATATTCTGTTTATAACACTCCTGGACGCTCACGACTAGTTTGATATCTCATAAAACCTCAAGAAAACCCAAAGGATAAAAACCTACTATGGAAAAAGAGACACTATCCCTGCGCATCATTCGAGGGTTACCGCCTCATTAAAACACCTCAGTCCTGAAAAACCCATCGACACCTCATGGCGAAAAGAGAGTATGCCTCCTCAacataaataacttttaactcATATCGTAAGTACTTACATCCCTGTCTTTCTCATCCCGATTTATATATGTTTCTGAATGCACTTAGGTGCTGATTTTAAGTAATCGATCACCGATTCTCACCTGATCAATCTTTTGGAACTTCTATAACGCCTTCTTTCCTGGAGATCATGAGTAGTAAAAATTTTGCTGATATATGTTTTCTGGCTCACACCTTAATATAACCTCAGATGGAGAAATACAAGCACTTGCCTTCATAAATTATCGTAGCATTTGTCACATCGATGGTGCACTCTAGGACGATCGTGATATCGCCCAATCATAGACTCTCCACCGTGAACCATCAGCATCTTCTGCGACTTGCTTCACggagagctagaatttcagCGATGATTTGGACGCAAAGTAGCTCTTGtatgagtttgttttcatggaACGCCTACTTGCGATAGTCAGCATCTATCGTGAGAAAACATGTATCCAGCCTCGAGATCGCCTCTTTACGTGAGGACTGCGACAGACACTCAAAGACGCTGAAATCCCTCGCGAGGTCGGACGTGAAGCACTCACGTCGATAGTATTAAAACCCGGTGATCTCAGTAGTTCCTCGTAGATCAACATACATGCACTCTTGCCCTTTCCAAAGCGCGGTCTTCGTGTTCAAGCCAGAGAACTCCCGGGTGATCTCGCTGTAAGACGCATCGCAGTAGTTTCTATATCCTCGCCTCGCAGATCATTTCGCGAAGCATACATTAAATGCACCGGACtgcacttaaatatggagtttctCGGACCAAGAATGATCGCTCTGTCCAGGTGGGCGGTAAATGCGGATCTTTCTCGAACATCAAGTAGCCCTGACGACCACATGCATGCGATTTCACGGAGCAAGCCTTCTCCATATCAATCTTCCAGCACCTTTTCTCTCAGATAAGGGCCGATTGACGCGCAAATATTCCTCGAGCGATAAGTCAGCCTGATTATCATGTCTTTTCTCTGCATGCACTGGTCTCTtccccaaatctttcatttcaaatctCAAACTACGATGTCAGTAGTCAGTCACTCGTGTAAGGAGTGCCGTTACAAGCATTTTAAATCATCCGCTATTAAGCACGCCATTTCCACAACAAAACTGCATAGTGCATAATCCTTTTACATAAACACACACggacatatactatcattttggtacccttcttttataagatattcactcGAGACAGATATACCCGTCAGCCCGGATTGTTTTTTAACCTATAAAGAGATCTCCTCAtgaatttaatagagtataaatgatgattatttcagtaatgctttgtttttctatatcctcggggatttttcatatatatgtcattttcaagtaatccatatagATATGCTCGCATGACATCCATCAACTGTGCATATCTAATTTTATTACCTTCTcgccatggcaattaaaaatcgaaaaagtaattccatccattacgaGTAGAGTATCGTCTCTTATGATCAATACCGAGGCGTTTGAGGGAAAAACCTTAGCAACTGTCTTGCTTTctgtatctcataatttgattattttcatttctttttctcacaaacacccatttataactgACTGTTTTATCCCTTAcggtgttggcactatcggcccaaacacctcacgcTTTGATAGGGAATTTACGCTCGACTGGATagctttctttccattttggccaatcatttcttttatCGAAGCGTTCTTCGATGGATGCGTGGCTCACGGATCATTATcggtatttatttctatatccgTAGCtacattgtagatgaatatatcatttatttcggtctcatgccgattcaatatttgaccatcatctacatagcaaattgaattttcaacattttcgtAAATATCATCCCCCGATtcgattcttcattaacttgttcgagggttttataatttcctctcccttttcacatggggagatccttatctttatttttctcgcCTTTTCTAGGAGCTGAAATCTTTTGgcaccaattggtcttccacgctttttgtcgtggtttattttctacttgattttctttcgatggattcttaggaatctcgATTCTCGAGGAGCATTGGCgttggtatatatgatttggttaccattttTAGTATCGTAGAATGCATcagtatttcatttgcaatattttgcaatttaatgatcctttgaacttcagttcacattcattggtaCGAGGATCgtatgtatgtaatcgtgatcGCATTCCAATCGATTTCTTTTTGCTcgttttgagtaatcatttctccctaATGTCGGGGAAGCTGATTCAGTAAAATGACAATCTGCGAAATCTTGCGTAAATACATCCCCctgttaatggttctaaatatcgaTAATTGAaggaatcataaccaacatatataccaagtctgcgttGTGGACTCCATTTTTAGTActgatttggtggtggtattggcgcATATACTTTCGCGCtgaccaaatattcttatatacgAAATATCGGGGCTCTTTACCCATAAtaagttggtgtggtgaatatgaattacatgcagtTGGGATCGTATTCACAGGCTGCAGTCAGACGCAATAAACGTACGACCCCACGCACTTGTAGGTAGTTTTCGTCCCTACTAACATCGATCTGGCAATAATcagagtcttttaattaatgactccttAACCCATTTTGGGTACGTACATGAGCCATCTGGACGCTCAACATGTATTCAAccgccatacaataatcataaaatgattttgatgaaaattactGAAAGATTATCAAGGCGAATTGCTcttttatgggataatctgaaattgtgctttaagcccCGATAATTTTGTGCCAATAACCTGCAGAATGCTACATTCCTTGTGTATgaagtgaaacatgggaccatctagtcgatcgatcgattaaaaaccataaaatacctaaatggtccacatgattGATGTATCGTCCACAAAATGTCTCCTCGTATTCTTTCTacaaaaatttaggagattcaccagtCACCTTTGTTATGAAGGTGCGGTTATTAGCTTTTCCCATCGAACATGCtcttgaacatgcatattcattatgtgttaggattttataatccttcagaTGGGTGTCCAcgagaactagtaataatcccaTGCACATAATAAGACATCCTGATGTCCAAGTcttttcatgccatattttaaatatcttcgGGTCATTAACCTTCCCAGGGTTAATCtcgtatgtgattccatcactttaatacgtgaAAATATAATCCCGAGGATATACAGTGAAAGCTTTCAAGTCACACgctttttggcatgaaataacttgtgtaatataaagatattcttttccttccttatcaaccgcctctaaatgatatccattgagacgtatatctttaaagcttaaaaaggttcctcctagacttaggggaatagagagcattaAATCCGCAGGATGTTCCATTTAGCAACATCAAATCGCCGCTTCTCCAGAACCTTCAACCGGGTCCGATGACCCCGCTTATTGCTGGGCTATATAGCCTTTCTCATcgataaggatataaaaatatattttcttgtcaaaataagTATCGTTGTCCATGATCAATAATGCGTCATCATCGACCAttattctaacaaaacaaaaagaaaaacataatttaataaaaaaacataaaagacatATTACAAAACTAGTCTATAGGAAatcgacatatctaaatatgtatttttcgatttacatttaaattatttatggaattatcctcaattggatcaactatggggttgtcgagaaaaatttgtctcaatatctttacctttcttatttttaagtgattcttgtAAAAGTTGACAAAATGTTTAGGGGTCCCTGAATTCTGGACCAGTGACCTTCCGAGCCACAGACGATAGCATGTgtctttctttgtctctaaccccatcttgtggctttgttgcttgcattgatgtacatcaattcgATTATCAgcgtggtccgatattatttcgaCCCCCACCGCACGCgtagtcctcgaccaccataatttcctcgtcccaccgcggtttttaaaactagcaccgcgaccacgccatcttctttgcccaaaattaatttaCGGCGGTGGTCTCGATCCGtgatggtcgagattgatgattctcgatcaacaattcattgttttgctccgccacgaggagacaagaaattaattcgtagaatttttgtaaaattcttttctctatattgttgttgtaatataacatttagATAcagtgaaatgttgtaaatgttttctcgagcatcGTTCTTTTCGTCACTCTGCTTTTCTCCATGAGACGCaatcttgaaacaattttaaatagctcggaattatattcttgcatgacgctttttaaaaatcttgaaaCACGAGCTTGACTAATCATTGCGTGCTTTTGGCAGAGTAGACCATTACGAGATGTTGAATCTCTTTcggggataaccacaattccgTGGATCCTCGATGGTCAGTATTCATTCTTCGAGGCCATCATCgatatgatgccttataaatattaaggccttcagcctttattatcactaggctcattgttattagcctcaatagttttactcaggtttcttgctttcggatggagcttgatatcgaggctcggggatatataattgctccccgAGTTTGAAGAGCCTCGATTCTCTTTTGCTGatatttgccatttttcttcaaaaataataatatagcatgtaattagaatagaggtatagaataaaaatataaaagcatcTATCTTTGTTCGTATATCACGTCTCTGTTACGTATATGACACTATACATATATCTGATCTTTGTTTATATCTGACACTATTCATGTATACAGTATTATTCATGTATCAGATGCGTTCATGCTATGCGATTGTGCGACATTGGGagtaaaaatttgtttgaaagtgattataagttaaaaagggaagaagaagtaaaaatagtggagagaagaaaataggagGCCGGCGGAGAAAAAGTCGGTCGGAGTTGTAAACTGGAGAAACTCGAAGGGGACGTGAGGAGTAGAGAAGGCgtgagaagagaaaaagggcccGACGTGGTTTTTACCGACTTTGTCAACGATCGCAGGGATCGGAGGGTCGCCctgagaagaagatgatgcttgctaatttggatttgatggaaaacctcattgtaataataatattattgtttttttcttgtttatttttaaagaaatctGGCAATAATAGCCTTAGTAGGCTTTAatcttgtatgttttttatgtatgcttctaagaaaatcttatgtattgttaactgaataaaatgtatggtttagTTGTATTATATTATCCATCGATCCTTCTCGCGATTCGATGTTAGAAATGGAttcacatatataacatatatattagatgagtcaaaagaaaattaaaaatcatatgagcaaattcgatgctgataacgtgttaagaatatatatgttataaatgtaaagatagtaataagaatagaaagTAGGAGTATTTCACAAACACCCAAAAAGCGAAGaattagcttcttcttcttcttctttatttctctcttttctttctcttctcttttctatatCTCAAAGTATCTgaaaatgagggggtatttatagggttctGAGAGTTGAATGAGCGGTAGGGATCGATTCGATCAGGCGGTCCAAAAATACTCTGCAGTTGGTGGAATAATAACGATCCGGCTACGCTCTGATACCAGCGTAGGCGGTACTCACTGGTGTTGCAGCTGCTTCGATAATATCTAGAAGTTCTTATAGTAATCTTAGAATGCTTCTGGGTGAAATTCTTCAGATGGcgtccattaaaaaaatatttgtttataacaaaataagaatttttagGAATTGGGAATTTTTTTCTCCCATTTCGCTTTCGGTCGTATGAATGGCTGTTTTGCACCCAAATCTCTCAAAACTCATTCACCAATCCACCGCCGTCATTAGAAGCCCTTAAAAACCACAACTTTCTCACCTCCCTCCAATGCGGGCACCTCTTGCAAGCCCTGACAGCCTCCAAGTGCTTCAAGAAAGCATTGCAGCTCCATGCCCACATGATCACTTGTGGTGTTCTCATCCAGAACACCTACTTAAACACCAAGCTTTGTGCCATGTATGCAGCTTCTGGGAACATGCCTGCAGCCAGAGTGATCTTTGATGGCATTGTGTTAAAGAGCTCGTTTTTGTGGAATGTGATGGTTCGTGGATATGCTTGCAATAATTGTTCTCTTGATTCTCTTGTTTTGTATCGAGATATGCTTAGCTTTGGCAGAGGGGCTGATAATTTCACTTACCCGTTTGTTCTTATGGCGTGTGGACATCTTTTGCTTGTTGAGGTTGGTGAGAGGATTCATGGAGAGGTGGTGGTTAGTGGGTTTGAATCGGATGTTTATGTGGCCAATTCACTTGTTTCGATGTACTCGAAGTTTGGTCAAATGGGGATTGCTCGGAACCTGTTTGATAGAATGCCTCAACGAGACTTGACTTCTTGGAATACAATGTTATCTGGTTATGTAAAGAATGGTTATCCGGATGTGGCTCTTTCATTACTCTCTTTATTGAGTGTGAGTGATGTGAGAATGGATCGCGCAACACTTGTTGGTGTGCTGCCTGCTTGCGCTGCTTTGGGTGCAGTGAAACAAGGGAAGGAAATCCATGCTTATATTCTGAGAAGCAGTCTGGAATTCGATGGGTTTTGGCAAATGCTTTTGATTGATGTCTATGTTAACTCTAACTTTGTGATCGGTGCTAGGCGATTATTTGAGAGGATGAGTGAGAGGGATATCATTTCCTGGAATGCCTTGATATCTGGTTGCGCTGCATACGGTGATCCAATGGAATGCTTGAGTCTTTTCTGTCTGATGAACTCTGAGGGTTTGCTGGTCGCAGATGTAATCACACTCATTGCAGTTCTCGGTGCATGTGATCGAACATCTGCCTTGCAATTTGGGAGGATCACTCATGCTTATCTCATCAAAAGGGGTTTTGACAAGGAGATCATTGTGGGGACTGCATTGATAGATATGTATGTCAAGTGCGGGAGTTTAGCTTGTTCTTGCCATGCTTTTGATGAGATGGAATCAAAGAATTTGATATCATGGAGTGCCATGGTTTCTGGATATGGACTTCATGGGAAAGGAAAGGAGGCTATATCTTGTTTTTACTGAAATGAAGTTAAAAAGGATTAAGACCGGACAGGGTTGCATTCACCTCTGTTTTTATCTGCTTGCAGTCATTGCGGATTAGTTAATGAAGGCAAGGAGCTCTTCAACCAGATGTCCGATGAAAACTCGATAAAGCCTAGCATAGAGCATTACTCATGTATGGTGGACCTTTTAGGTAGAGCTGGTCAATTAGATGAAGCATACAAGCTCATCATGGACATGGACATAAGACCTAATGCTGATGTCTGGGCTGCTCTTCTTTCTGCATGCCATACCCATAGGAATGTCGAGCTAGCAGAAATTGCAGCATTGCATGTTTGCCATCTTAATCCAAAGAGAATTAGTCCTTATGTAACTCTATCCAACATCTATGCAGTTGAGAACCGATGGACTGATGTCGATAGAGTCCGAGGAAGCAGCAAGGCGAAATGGTCTGCGAAAACCACCGGGCTACAGTTTTGTGGAATTAAACACAGAAATTCATAGGTTTTTGGTTGGAGATAAATCCCATCCACAGTCCAAGTCTATCTACACCATGCTAAATGAAATACGCAGACAGTTAAAAGGAAACAGGTTATACTCCAGATACAAGTTCTGTATTCTATGATGTTGCAGATGATGCAAAGGAAGACTTGCTCTGGGATCACAGTGAAAAAGGTTAGCCCTTGCTTTTTGCTCTTTTTAAACACATGCTCTGGGACAAGTATAAGGATCACCAAAAATCTCAGAGTGTGTGGAGATTGCCACAATGTTACTAAACTCATCTCCAATCTCATAGACAGAGAAATTGTTGTCAGAGATGCTCGGAGGTTTCACCACTTCAGAATAGCTCTTGTTCTTGTGGTGATTATTGGTgacttcaaaatttttcctaatatatttttatattttaaaattaccaaaaaaatatacacaagGAGTTGACAGTTTACTTTTAAAAAGGAAACCTAACTGTCAACTGTCAACACGCCTATTAATTTTGGCGGGAAGGAACGGTTCACCCTCTCCCGCGCTAATTTACAACCTTCATCTTCACCTCTATAAATACCCTTAGACCTGCCGCTCCTTCATCATCATTTCCAGCCTCCTTACTGTCCTGCAACGCCGGAAACATGTCTCGCCTTCTTGCATTCGTCATAGTCCTCCTTGCAGTGGCAGCCTCCGGTGGAGCTCAGGAGCCGGCTGCTTCCCCAGAGCTCTCCACCACCACTTCATCCCCAACCTCCAGCCCCATCTCATCTCCAGCTCCTATCTCCTCCACTGGAGTCCTCCCCTactccatcttcttctccagtCTCATCCCCATCTCCATCCACATCTCCATCGTCATCCCCATCCATTGCTCCAACCACTTCTTCACCTCCACCGGAAGTGGCTCCCCAGTTGAAGCCCGGGGCCATCGAATGACGAGAGCCTTCCCGCAGATAGTCCTGAAGCCGACTCCCCGGACAATGATAGTCCAGCCTTAGATGAGGATATAGGGACGCCTGAGGGTGCTCCGGCCCCCTCTGAGGAGGATGAAGATTCCGGCAGCTCTAATGTGCGTGTTGGTGCTGGGCTCTTTTGACCTCTCTGGTTTGCCATTTTATGCTATATGATTCTCAAGAATTCAATTTCATGtcattattttgtattatttgcaATCTCATGGTTTTGAATTTGCATGAGTTTTTTCAATGATGAATGGAATTGGTTGTTGCAggatagtttttaaaaagaaaaacaatttgaTAAACCACagttttattatgaaaaatggataaattataattttattaaaaagagaaaagggtACCAGACCTAAAGAGAAAAAGCAAACAGGCAGATAGAAAAGTAGAACACCACAAGTTTTTATTAGGAAACTAGAagttacaattttaaaaaagtaataaatgtgctttaatgaaaataaacagaaaatgtgatttatttaatgcatgtagtttatctatttttaaaataaaaataaacattaaaaaaactttgttcttaaataaaataaagaacaagtACCTACGCTAaaaatttttacattcaatAAACCTTTCCATCATGTTtttcacaaatgtttttttattatttagaaatagAGACTTACTTATACTAAGTCTTTTTACTGCATGAGCAAAAACAAGAGTTCGAAGTCAAGTAGGGTGGTATGTGCAAAAACAAGAGTTCGAAGTCAAGTAGGGTGAGTATGTGGTATAATTAGAAAGGTGATGTACACGCCGACACGTGACttatttacatttattattGAAGTCATCTTTAATTAGGGATGTCAGCGGTGTTGGGATTCACAGgggaatatatttttccatccCCGACTCAATTTGCCAAACCCATCCTCGACCCCATCCCTGAATCTGGgtatgggaaaaaaattttcctCATCCCAATCCCAGCAAGGATTACTCGGGTTTAGGAATTCccctctatttttttcatctattaaatacatcaaatatattaatttttaaaataaatatttttatttaatataaataattttctaacattatatatatatatatatatatatatatatatatatatatatatatatatatatatatatatatttataatattttacgaGACAGAGAGGGCGTAGAAGGGATTCCCCCATCACCATTCCTATCCACGGCGAGGATTTGAATTCCTGCCTCAGGCCCACCCATTCAccgaattttatttttgttaagtgGCCTAGTCGGGGAGGGAATCGAGGGTTCCTACATGGGATCGAAGGCAAATTGACAATCTCATCTTTAATTAAAGAGCTTTATCAAttacttaaataataataataataataataataataataataataatagaaagatTTAAGGAAAactgcattttaaaaaaattataagagtaacataataattaaatcatatatattaaaaagttaaacaatagtcACATGGATTGCATGAGGGGGGAGAGTAATAATACATATCCATTAGGCATGGATGATAAAAGTAAAAGACACAGGAAAAGACGAGACACAACTGGATAAAAGAGGACACAAAAATTGTAGTTCTGCATTTAGTTTTCTTCCATCAGGTCGAAGcacatttttcttaattataagTGAGTACGAGTGTTTTTCAAAAGGCGGTCATCGCTCCAAACCCAAAAGCGTTGACATGACGATTTCACATCACCTATAAAGTCGTAACTTTCAAGTAGATAAGGCCTTAAAAACCTGCTCCCCTACAGCTAGAAAAAACAAcatctaacaaaaataataaatttcaaaaacaaaaaaagctaCAATGTTcgaaatataatgaaaacacATAACACTGTCTGACATAaccattaaacaaaaacataaagagtTAAGTCCACAACAAAAAAGAGTTTATTAACTCGACAACAACTAGACATCGACTTTTTCAATGGCCCGCTACATTTGTCTCCACTTAACCCCTACTCACACGACATGAATAACTAATGAAGCTGGGAGGCCTGAGtgaaccactaaaaatatcgggatcataaaAAGCTCAATAGTTTCAGAAAAATATTCACAAAGTGTTATATTGTACAATGAACATCAGAATAAAACCCAGAAATCAGAAAATTTCAAACATATACTAAATTTTCGAAATGAGCGAGATATATAAGCTTTCCCAGAATAGCTAATGTCCAAAGCGATCGCCGAtgaattcatttgtttaaactcgGTGGCCAAAAGTGGGATTTTGAGGaagttcatttgtttacccaTCGGTGACCCGGTAAAATGTCGAAGGTAGTTGTGTGACTTGGCGGGTGGAGCgatgcgaaactatagttttctaTGTCGAAATACGTATTGATATAGTCGATGTTTAACCCGTTGTGCCAGGGGTTGAGTACACAtgagttaattggggactaatAATGTCGAAAATATTCCATGTACTGCAGATAGCGAAACCATCAAAGGAAAGTCGAGACCCGAGCAAATGTGAGAGTAATCCGCCGCGCAAAAATATCCGTGATTCGTATGATCCacgtatttttatattaaaataattaattatttaaacttaatacaatgaatttataaaaattgttaaAGTGACTGAATAatccaaataattcaaaaatacaattaatcaattatatatatatatatatatatatatatatatatatatatatatatatatatatatatttatatattattccaGCAATTCAAAGGATTGTAaataatcacaaattaaataaattacttCAGAAAAGCATCATGAATCCTTATATTcctatgataataataaataataataattattataattataaagaaataactaaatgaGTCTGAGTTAACATAACATttataaatacacaaaatatcataaatcaattaagtaaaaattatatatatcactaACTGGCGGAAGAAATGCTCAACAGTCTGAAAAGTCAGAACAAATAGTATATGAATTATTTTgacaataaaatctaaattaattaaataattatatagatCATTATCGGAAATCagaaatttgcatatacatatatatatttggaccTTTTGGATACCtcc encodes:
- the LOC120254325 gene encoding pentatricopeptide repeat-containing protein At3g12770-like — protein: MITCGVLIQNTYLNTKLCAMYAASGNMPAARVIFDGIVLKSSFLWNVMVRGYACNNCSLDSLVLYRDMLSFGRGADNFTYPFVLMACGHLLLVEVGERIHGEVVVSGFESDVYVANSLVSMYSKFGQMGIARNLFDRMPQRDLTSWNTMLSGYVKNGYPDVALSLLSLLSVSDVRMDRATLVGVLPACAALGAVKQGKEIHAYILRSSLEFDGFWQMLLIDVYVNSNFVIGARRLFERMSERDIISWNALISGCAAYGDPMECLSLFCLMNSEGLLVADVITLIAVLGACDRTSALQFGRITHAYLIKRGFDKEIIVGTALIDMYVKCGSLACSCHAFDEMESKNLISWSAMVSGYGLHGKGKEAISFNEGKELFNQMSDENSIKPSIEHYSCMVDLLGRAGQLDEAYKLIMDMDIRPNADVWAALLSACHTHRNVELAEIAALHLRTDGLMSIESEEAARRNGYTPDTSSVFYDVADDAKEDLLWDHSEKASLLSCNAGNMSRLLAFVIVLLAVAASGGAQEPAASPELSTTTSSPTSSPISSPAPISSTGVLPYSIFFSSLIPISIHISIVIPIHCSNHFFTSTGSGSPVEARGHRMTRAFPQIVLKPTPRTMIVQP